The following proteins are encoded in a genomic region of Streptomyces collinus Tu 365:
- a CDS encoding type III polyketide synthase, translated as MATLCRPSVSVPEHVITMEETLDLAREHHADHPQLPLALRLIENTGVRTRHIVQPIEETLKHPGFEDRNKLYEAEAKARVPAVIQQALDEAELLTTDIDVIIYVSCTGFMMPSLTAWLINEMDFSSTTRQLPIAQLGCAAGGAAINRAHDFCSAYPEGNALIVACEFCSLCYQPTDLGVGSLLSNGLFGDGIAAAVVRGRGGTGVQLERNGSYLIPKTEDWIAYDVRATGFHFLLDKRVPTTMEPLAPALQELAGNHGWDASDLDFYIIHAGGPRILDDLSKFLQVDPHAFRFSRSTLTEYGNIASAVVLDALRRLFDEGGAEHRARGLLAGFGPGITAEMTVGRWVRDGEMTR; from the coding sequence ATGGCTACTTTGTGCAGACCCTCGGTGTCCGTACCCGAACACGTGATCACGATGGAGGAGACGCTGGACCTGGCGCGTGAGCACCACGCGGACCACCCCCAGCTCCCCCTGGCCCTCCGGCTGATCGAGAACACGGGAGTCCGCACCCGGCACATCGTGCAGCCCATCGAGGAGACCCTGAAGCACCCCGGGTTCGAGGACCGCAACAAGCTCTACGAGGCCGAGGCCAAGGCCCGCGTCCCCGCGGTGATCCAGCAGGCGCTCGACGAGGCGGAACTCCTGACCACGGACATCGACGTGATCATCTACGTGTCGTGCACGGGCTTCATGATGCCCTCGCTGACCGCGTGGCTGATCAACGAGATGGACTTCTCGAGCACCACCCGTCAGCTCCCCATCGCCCAGCTGGGCTGCGCGGCCGGCGGCGCGGCCATCAACCGGGCGCACGACTTCTGTTCGGCCTACCCGGAGGGCAACGCGCTCATCGTGGCCTGCGAGTTCTGCTCGCTGTGCTACCAGCCCACCGACCTCGGCGTCGGCTCGCTGCTGTCCAACGGCCTGTTCGGCGACGGCATCGCGGCCGCCGTGGTGCGCGGCCGGGGCGGAACGGGCGTCCAGCTGGAGCGCAACGGGTCGTACCTGATCCCCAAGACCGAGGACTGGATCGCCTACGACGTCCGGGCCACCGGCTTCCACTTCCTGCTGGACAAGCGGGTGCCGACCACGATGGAGCCGCTCGCCCCGGCGCTCCAGGAACTCGCGGGCAACCACGGCTGGGACGCCTCCGACCTGGACTTCTACATCATCCACGCGGGCGGTCCCCGAATACTCGACGACCTGAGCAAGTTCCTCCAGGTCGACCCCCACGCGTTCCGGTTCAGCCGGTCCACGCTCACCGAGTACGGAAACATCGCGAGCGCCGTCGTGCTGGACGCGCTGCGCCGCCTGTTCGACGAGGGCGGTGCCGAGCACCGGGCGCGCGGGCTGCTCGCCGGGTTCGGCCCCGGCATCACGGCGGAGATGACCGTGGGCCGCTGGGTCCGGGACGGTGAGATGACGCGATGA
- a CDS encoding cytochrome P450, with the protein MSAETLTEPVGEALPPVRHWPAVDLAGTDFDPVLTELMSEGPLTRVQLPNGEGWAWLVTRYDDVRMVANDPRFSREAVMGRQVTRLAPHFIPDRGAIGFLDPPDHTRLRRAVAAAFTSKGVERIRGKARVMLDELVDELLQDGPPADLTAAVLSPFPIAVICELMGVPAADRHAMHTWTQLILSSSHGKDVSEKAKREMSAYFSDLVGLREGSTGEDVASLLGAAVGRAEITLEEAVGLAVLLQIGGEAVTNNSGQMFHLLLSRPALVEWLRSDPGIRPRAIDELLRWIPHRNAVGLSRIALEDVDVHGVRIRAGDAVYVSYLAANRDPEVFPNPEVIDFSRSPNPHVAFGFGPHYCPGGMLARLESELLVDALLDRVPGLKLAVPPEQVPFRKGALIRGPEALPVTW; encoded by the coding sequence ATGAGCGCAGAGACCCTGACGGAGCCGGTCGGCGAGGCGCTGCCTCCGGTGCGGCACTGGCCGGCCGTCGACCTGGCCGGCACGGACTTCGACCCGGTGCTCACCGAGCTGATGAGCGAGGGCCCCCTCACCCGCGTCCAGCTGCCCAACGGCGAGGGCTGGGCCTGGCTGGTCACCCGCTACGACGACGTGCGCATGGTGGCCAACGACCCCCGCTTCAGCCGCGAGGCGGTGATGGGCCGTCAGGTCACCCGGCTCGCGCCGCACTTCATACCGGACCGGGGCGCGATCGGCTTCCTGGACCCGCCCGACCACACCAGGCTGCGCCGCGCGGTCGCCGCCGCCTTCACCTCCAAGGGTGTGGAGCGGATCCGCGGCAAGGCGCGTGTGATGCTGGACGAGCTGGTCGACGAACTGCTCCAGGACGGCCCGCCCGCCGACCTGACGGCGGCGGTGCTCAGCCCCTTCCCCATCGCGGTGATCTGCGAGCTGATGGGGGTACCGGCCGCCGACCGGCACGCCATGCACACCTGGACCCAGCTGATCCTGTCCTCCTCGCACGGCAAGGACGTGAGCGAGAAGGCCAAGCGCGAGATGAGCGCGTACTTCTCCGACCTCGTCGGGCTGCGCGAGGGCAGCACGGGCGAGGACGTCGCCTCGCTGCTGGGCGCCGCCGTCGGCCGGGCCGAGATCACTCTGGAGGAGGCCGTCGGTCTCGCGGTGCTGCTGCAGATCGGCGGCGAGGCGGTCACCAACAACAGCGGCCAGATGTTCCACCTGCTGCTGAGCCGCCCCGCGCTGGTGGAGTGGCTGCGCTCCGACCCCGGGATCCGCCCGCGGGCGATCGACGAGCTGCTGCGCTGGATCCCGCACCGCAACGCCGTCGGCCTGTCCCGGATCGCCCTGGAGGACGTGGACGTCCACGGCGTACGGATCCGGGCCGGCGACGCGGTGTACGTGTCCTACCTGGCCGCCAACCGCGACCCGGAGGTCTTCCCGAACCCGGAGGTCATCGACTTCTCCCGCAGTCCCAACCCGCATGTGGCGTTCGGCTTCGGCCCGCACTACTGCCCCGGCGGGATGCTGGCCCGGCTGGAGTCGGAGCTGCTGGTGGACGCCCTGCTGGACCGGGTGCCCGGCTTGAAGCTGGCCGTGCCACCGGAGCAGGTGCCCTTCAGGAAGGGCGCGTTGATCCGTGGTCCCGAGGCCCTGCCCGTGACGTGGTGA
- a CDS encoding cupin domain-containing protein: MPPGHGRVVETPAQRVTFKVTGTHSRMASTFEVEVPPGFDVGAHVHTRSEELFYVLEGELDVLAFEPRVRTPDHWQRWESVSGTRVVRATPGTVIVVPPGCPHAFANPKDTPAKMFFQASPPPDHERYFEELLEILRNGGPPDQAAIEELRAKYDIQQLTPLRHR; encoded by the coding sequence GTGCCGCCGGGTCACGGCCGCGTGGTGGAGACGCCGGCCCAGCGTGTGACGTTCAAGGTCACCGGCACGCACTCGCGGATGGCCTCCACCTTCGAGGTGGAGGTCCCGCCGGGCTTCGACGTCGGCGCCCATGTGCACACCCGCAGCGAGGAGTTGTTCTACGTCCTGGAGGGCGAACTGGACGTGCTCGCCTTCGAGCCGCGCGTCCGCACCCCCGACCACTGGCAGCGCTGGGAGTCGGTCTCGGGCACCCGGGTGGTCCGGGCGACTCCGGGCACGGTGATCGTCGTGCCCCCCGGGTGTCCGCACGCGTTCGCCAACCCGAAGGACACGCCCGCGAAGATGTTCTTCCAGGCGTCTCCCCCACCGGACCACGAGCGCTACTTCGAGGAGCTGCTGGAGATCCTGCGCAACGGCGGCCCTCCCGACCAGGCCGCCATCGAGGAGCTGCGGGCGAAGTACGACATCCAGCAGCTCACCCCGCTCAGACACCGGTGA
- a CDS encoding acyl-CoA dehydrogenase family protein produces MAEFTMELNDEQKEVRDWLHGFAADVIRPAAAEWDEREETPWPVIQEAAKVGIYSLDFYAQQYFDPTGLGIPMAMEELFWGDAGIALSIVGTGLAAVGVLANGTEEQIGTWIPQMYGDANDVKVAAFCSSEPDAGSDVASLRTRAVYDEAKDEWVLNGTKTWATNGGIANVHVVVASVDPELGSKGHASFIVPPGTPGLTQGQKFKKHGIRASHTAEVVLDGVRVPGSCLLGGKEKLDERLARARERARAGGERVKNAAMATFEASRPAVGAMAVGTARAAYEVALDYAKTREQFGRPIIDNQGVAFQLADMRTQIDAARLLVWRASWMAVNGKPFTAAEGSMSKLFASETAKKVSAQAIQILGGNGYTREYPVERMHRDSAIYTIFEGTSEIQRLVIARTLSGMPIR; encoded by the coding sequence ATGGCCGAGTTCACCATGGAGCTCAACGACGAACAGAAGGAGGTCCGGGACTGGCTGCACGGCTTCGCCGCCGACGTGATCCGCCCCGCGGCCGCCGAATGGGACGAGCGTGAGGAGACTCCCTGGCCGGTCATCCAGGAGGCCGCGAAGGTCGGCATCTACTCCCTCGACTTCTACGCGCAGCAGTACTTCGACCCCACCGGCCTCGGCATCCCGATGGCCATGGAGGAGCTCTTCTGGGGTGACGCGGGCATCGCCCTCTCCATTGTGGGCACGGGTCTGGCCGCCGTGGGCGTTCTCGCCAACGGGACCGAGGAGCAGATCGGCACCTGGATCCCCCAGATGTACGGCGACGCGAACGACGTCAAGGTGGCCGCGTTCTGCTCCTCCGAGCCCGACGCCGGGTCCGACGTCGCCTCCCTGCGCACGCGTGCCGTGTACGACGAGGCCAAGGACGAGTGGGTGCTCAACGGCACGAAGACCTGGGCGACCAACGGCGGCATCGCCAACGTCCACGTCGTCGTCGCGAGCGTCGACCCGGAGCTGGGCTCCAAGGGCCACGCCTCCTTCATCGTCCCGCCGGGCACGCCGGGCCTCACCCAGGGCCAGAAGTTCAAGAAGCACGGCATCCGGGCCTCGCACACCGCCGAGGTCGTCCTGGACGGCGTCCGCGTTCCCGGCTCCTGCCTGCTCGGCGGCAAGGAGAAGCTGGACGAGCGCCTCGCCCGGGCCCGGGAGAGGGCCAGGGCGGGCGGCGAGCGGGTGAAGAACGCGGCCATGGCCACGTTCGAGGCATCCCGGCCGGCCGTGGGCGCGATGGCGGTCGGCACCGCCCGGGCCGCCTACGAGGTCGCCCTCGACTACGCGAAGACCCGCGAGCAGTTCGGGCGCCCGATCATCGACAACCAGGGCGTCGCCTTCCAGCTCGCCGACATGCGCACCCAGATCGACGCGGCCCGCCTGCTGGTGTGGCGCGCCTCCTGGATGGCCGTCAACGGCAAGCCGTTCACCGCGGCCGAGGGGTCGATGTCGAAGCTCTTCGCGAGCGAGACAGCGAAGAAGGTGAGCGCGCAGGCCATCCAGATCCTGGGCGGCAACGGCTACACCCGGGAGTACCCGGTGGAGCGGATGCACCGGGACAGCGCGATCTACACGATCTTCGAGGGGACCAGCGAGATCCAGCGGCTGGTCATCGCGCGGACCCTGTCGGGCATGCCGATCCGCTAG
- a CDS encoding TetR family transcriptional regulator encodes MDTTQRTDQQRSADRRRRELLEAADRVVLRDGPQASMNAIAAEAGITKPILYRHFGDKGGLYAALATRHTDALLASLRAALDAPADRRERVEATLDTYLAAIEARPQVYRFLMHPAEGSTGGDQGFDVGKHSAPLLRRMGEELAQVIEERLDLGPGSQQLARVWGHGIVGMMHAAGDWWLGERPCSRAELVRSLADLLWGRLAAAGDKVGGPGF; translated from the coding sequence ATGGACACCACACAGCGGACCGATCAGCAGCGATCAGCCGACCGACGACGGCGCGAACTGCTGGAGGCCGCCGACCGGGTGGTGCTGCGCGACGGCCCGCAGGCCTCGATGAACGCGATCGCCGCCGAGGCGGGCATCACCAAGCCGATCCTCTACCGCCACTTCGGCGACAAGGGCGGACTGTACGCCGCGCTCGCCACGCGGCACACCGACGCGCTCCTCGCCTCGCTGCGCGCGGCCCTCGACGCCCCCGCCGACCGGCGCGAGCGGGTCGAGGCCACCCTCGACACCTACCTCGCGGCCATCGAGGCCAGGCCCCAGGTGTACCGGTTCCTGATGCACCCCGCAGAGGGCAGCACCGGCGGCGACCAGGGCTTCGACGTGGGCAAGCACTCGGCCCCGCTGCTGCGGCGGATGGGCGAGGAGCTGGCCCAGGTCATCGAGGAGCGGCTCGACCTCGGCCCCGGCAGCCAGCAGCTCGCCCGGGTGTGGGGACACGGGATCGTCGGGATGATGCACGCGGCCGGCGACTGGTGGCTGGGCGAGCGGCCCTGCTCCCGCGCCGAACTCGTGCGCTCCCTCGCCGACCTGCTGTGGGGACGCCTCGCG